The following proteins are encoded in a genomic region of Anguilla anguilla isolate fAngAng1 chromosome 15, fAngAng1.pri, whole genome shotgun sequence:
- the lrrfip1a gene encoding leucine-rich repeat flightless-interacting protein 1 isoform X12, with translation MGTQGTGRKRIPNRERLTAEDDALNQIAREAEARLAAKRAARAEAREIRMKELERQQKEIYQVQKKYYGLDNKWGDIEQWMEDSERYSRHSRRNTSVSDDEERMSVGSRGSLRPSEYSGFLGSNSRASSRASSARASPVEDSGSVASILRSAASGSSVIRSLDDISIPELPDVEERSDRDFLEKGSRTASTLSAATLASLGGTSSRRGSGDTALSVDTEASIREIKEIHELKDQIQDVEAKHMQSLKEVKDSLVEVEEKYRKAMVSNAQLDNEKSNLMYQVDTLKDSLMELEEQLCEARREFEAKAKDFEREKYAHSVLQFQFNEMKETLKQSEELLTEIRQLRMKQDGFVREISDLQETVEWKDKKIGALERQKEYSDAIRNERDELRDEVVQLKDVLKKHGIVLGADLTTNGEAGEGVLDGLANADSATRLAQDSQTPHAGGDGMLGKVKEAQLGGRDVEEVDSGAVLDKASVHLKKRQQGQTESLEEHDKTMIPGHPSEDHVSSQNSSRYCEITERQYPEKVRSDSTTSTDEVAPVDTGHSNGVESYACPHSITESDNRPVCHPEVQVVITGPEEEMTGEGESVGNSADKGENKVIHERSEDVGERCNSAGLGEVESAAENNLEARSVSEKSKDEVAYENLNAVQDAAQGDFKEGFENTESCVDGSIQIEDMLENAAESSALECHKNDSKDTAEWLETNHLNPEQGSEIEDRDGAEKVLKSAKMGEFGDMKSGEDDEKCSSLAAKDPGSTEVPNMEQGPGTFAMDSKQLNGADQDKAQSGDSLTTGLPHPPTAQQSQQKAEEPPAQTATKTPQQDRSGASGKKKKKRKKKGKKGGVHESSSKECEKPDDDDGDMPESSVSTVEELVEQAEISSREHLTSEKGEKSETSTLPEGLEDDTMTNRENKPSLFEGERANDEAVEILAKTEKVKPLEGCPMSAAGADNADGFEKVEDTQLSGPASQVETQTRNDTEEVKEEQSPETQEAESVKTGDPVAANEPNPKLENTDDLKGESALDQEVENAGKSESDLTTYIADCVNLGSAQEQSLEEMETGTDRNKVQPQGSQGTQEYVPSSLSIETEDLAAAPPETGTTEDIDSCEEAESLLQDEPADPLNILEEKQPSVDNSVELEREEPENIAIPEEDPSVKAPSQESVANQGTQECVLLSPSSETEELAAAPSETGATEDLDSCKEAESLMQDELTDSPDFPGEKQPSIDNSVEQETEESENMAIPEEDASVNVPPEGSMGHGEESTEGGQGITEDGNCPGKEHCDDAEGLGTSSTETNSQDSGRESGESADQQQVDSMVDEGLSKEEEDTLVVEEKLDEVEPLPQEEVDNHKEEDENEEGESFEFEDDLEVSANLVSGGGTHEDEGAGSTPTEGGGEQEDGSKAEPQAGTDQNETQDNVEAHLTKSEEPRYEKDKESTTREEPDTAQVDKVQNETQPGEDVFEEGTCTTAAERNVTQRTASQETEESVSQTNEQNGRRDSSKSNKKGKGKGKEDCRMS, from the exons gctgagGCGAGACTCGCAGCTAAGAGAGCGGCACGGGCAGAGGCTCGAGAGATCCGCATGAAGGAGCTGGAGAGACAACAGAAAGAg ATCTATCAGGTCCAGAAG AAATACTACGGCCTGGACAACAAATGGGGTGACATTGAGCAGTGGATG GAAGACAGTGAGAGGTACTCCCGCCACTCACGGAGAAACACCTCG GTCTCAGATGATGAAGAGCGGATGTCAGTGGGGAGCCGAGGCAGCCTAAGG CCATCGGAGTACAGCGGCTTTCTGGGGTCCAACTCTCGCGCTTCTTCCAGGGCCAGCTCTGCCCGCGCCAGCCCAGTG GAGGACTCCGGCTCAGTGGCCAGCATCCTGCGCAGTGCTGCCAGCGGGAGCAGTGTCATTAGAAGCTTAGATGACATCAGCATCCCTGAGCTGCCGGac GTGGAAGAGAGGTCGGACAGAGACTTTCTGGAAAAG GGGTCCCGGACCGCTTCCACCCTATCGGCCGCTACCCTCGCCTCACTGGGCGGGACTTCCTCCCGGAGAGGAAGTGGCGACACCGCCCTCTCGGTCGACACGGAGGCCTCCATTCGGGAGATTAAG GAAATTCATGAGCTGAAGGATCAGATTCAAGATGTGGAAGCCAAGCACATGCAGAGCCTGAAAGAAGTCAAG GACTctctggtggaggtggaggagaagtACCGTAAGGCCATGGTGTCCAACGCCCAGCTGGACAATGAGAAGTCCAATCTGATGTACCAGGTGGACACTCTGAAGGATTCTCTaatggagctggaggagcagctgtgTGAGGCACGCCGAGAGTTTGAGGCGAAGGCCAAG GATTTTGAGCGTGAGAAGTATGCCCACAGCGTGCTGCAGTTCCAGTTCAACGAGATGAAGGAGACCCTAAAACAGAGCGAGGAGCTGCTGACC GAAATCCGTCAGCTCCGTATGAAACAGGACGGCTTTGTCAGGGAGATCTCTGACCTGCAGGAAACCGTGGAGTGGAAGGATAAAAAGATTGGG GCCTTAGAAAGGCAGAAGGAGTATTCTGATGCAATCCGGAATGAGCGGGATGAGCTCAGGGATGAGGTGGTCCAACTGAAAGATGTTCTAAAG AAACACGGGATAGTACTGGGGGCTGACCTGACAACCAATGGGGAAGCAGGAGAAGGTGTACTCGATGGGCTGGCCAATGCAGACTCTGCTACAAGATTGGCTCAGGACTCCCAGACACCCCATGCGGGCGGTGACGGCATGCTAG GCAAAGTCAAGGAGGCACAGCTGGGAGGTAGAGATGTGGAGGAGGTGGACAGTGGAGCGGTCTTGGATAAAGCTTCAGTTCACCTAAAGAAAAGGCAGCAAGGGCAGACAGAATCTCTAGAAGAGCATGATAAAACAATGATTCCAGGCCATCCAAGTGAAGATCATGTGTCTTCACAAAACTCCAGCCGTTATTGTGAAATAACTGAAAGACAGTACCCGGAAAAGGTCCGGTCTGACTCGACCACGAGCACTGATGAGGTCGCACCTGTTGATACTGGGCACAGTAATGGCGTAGAGTCATATGCCTGCCCCCATAGCATCACAGAGTCTGACAACAGACCTGTCTGTCACCCTGAGGTACAGGTGGTTATAACAGGCCCAGAGGAAGAGATGACGGGTGAAGGAGAAAGTGTAGGAAACAGCGCAGATAAGGGAGAGAACAAGGTCATTCATGAGAGGTCAGAAGATGTAGGTGAAAGATGTAACAGTGCTGGGTTAGGAGAGGTGGAAAGTGCTGCTGAGAATAATCTAGAAGCCAGATCAGTTAGTGAAAAATCAAAGGACGAAGTAGCGTATGAAAATCTAAATGCAGTACAAGATGCAGCACAGGGGGATTTCAAAGAGGGCTTTGAAAATACAGAATCATGTGTGGATGGATCCATCCAAATTGAAGACATGTTGGAAAACGCTGCAGAGAGCAGTGCACTGGAGTGCCACAAGAATGACAGCAAAGACACAGCCGAATGGCTAGAAACCAACCATCTCAACCCAGAACAGGGAAGTGAGATAGAGGACAGAGATGGGGCAGAAAAAGTTTTGAAATCAGCTAAAATGGGTGAGTTTGGGGACATGAAGAGTGGTGAGGATGACGAGAAGTGTTCAAGTTTGGCCGCAAAGGATCCTGGCTCAACAGAGGTCCCCAATATGGAACAAGGACCAGGGACTTTTGCCATGGATTCAAAGCAACTCAATGGCGCTGATCAGGACAAAGCTCAGTCAGGTGACTCTTTGACCACAGGCTTGCCTCATCCTCCGACAGCTCAACAGAGCCAACAGAAAGCAGAAGAACCCCCCGCACAGACGGCCACGAAGACACCGCAACAAGATCGAAGTGGCGcctcaggaaaaaagaaaaaaaagaggaagaagaaaggcAAGAAAGGTGGAGTGCATGAGAGCAGCTCCAAAGAATGTGAAAAAccagatgatgatgatggggaCATGCCGGAGAGCAGCGTAAGTACAGTGGAAGAGTTAGTAGAGCAAGCTGAGATATCCAGCAGGGAGCACCTCACATCAGAAAAAGGGGAGAAATCTGAGACCAGCACTCTACCGGAAGGCTTGGAGGATGATACCATGACTAATAGAGAGAACAAACCCTCACTCTTTGAAGGAGAACGGGCTAATGATGAGGCAGTCGAAATCTTggcaaaaacagagaaagtcAAGCCTCTGGAGGGCTGTCCCATGTCCGCAGCTGGTGCTGATAATGCCGACGGGTTTGAGAAGGTGGAGGACACTCAGCTGTCAGGGCCTGCTTCTCAGGTGGAAACTCAGACAAGAAATGACACAGAAGAGGTGAAGGAAGAACAAAGCCCTGAAACTCAAGAGGCAGAGTCCGTCAAGACTGGTGACCCAGTGGCTGCAAATGAACCAAACCCAAAGCTTGAGAACACAGATGACCTCAAGGGTGAAAGTGCGCTAGACCAGGAGGTTGAAAATGCAGGTAAATCTGAATCTGACCTGACTACATATATTGCAGATTGTGTTAATTTAGGTTCTGCCCAAGAGCAAAGTTTGGAGGAAATGGAGACAGGTACAGACAGGAACAAGGTGCAACCTCAGGGGAGCCAGGGCACCCAGGAATATGTGCCCTCAAGTCTATCCATAGAAACTGAAGATCTTGCTGCTGCACCACCTGAGACAGGGACAACTGAAGACATTGACAGCTGTGAGGAGGCCGAATCACTGTTGCAGGATGAACCAGCTGACCCACTCAACATTCTTGAAGAAAAGCAGCCATCTGTGGACAACTCTGTGGAGCTAGAGAGGGAAGAGCCAGAGAACATAGCGATACCAGAAGAGGACCCCAGTGTAAAAGCACCATCACAGGAAAGTGTGGCGAATCAAGGCACCCAGGAATGTGTACTCTTAAGTCCATCCTCAGAAACGGAAGAACTGGCTGCCGCACCATCTGAGACAGGAGCAACTGAAGACCTTGACAGCTGTAAGGAGGCTGAATCACTGATGCAGGATGAGCTGACTGATTCACCTGACTTTCCTGGAGAAAAGCAGCCATCCATAGACAACTCTGTGGAGCAAGAGACGGAAGAGTCAGAGAATATGGCAATACCAGAAGAGGACGCCAGTGTAAACgtaccaccagagggcagtatgGGACACGGAGAAGAATCTACagaaggggggcaggggatCACAGAAGATGGGAATTGCCCTGGGAAAGAACATTGTGATGATGCTGAAGGACTGGGCACTTCCAGCACTGAAACAAATAGCCAGGACTCaggaagagagagtggggaaTCTGCAGACCAGCAGCAGGTAGACAGCATGGTAGATGAGGGCCTATCCAAAGAAGAGGAAGACACATTGGTGGTAGAAGAAAAGCTGGATGAGGTTGAGCCTCTGCCCCAGGAGGAGGTGGACAACCACAAGGAGGAGGATGAAAATGAAGAAGGAgaatcatttgaatttgaggaTGATCTTGAAGTGTCAGCAAATTTGGTCTCAGGAGGAGGGACCCATGAGGATGAAGGAGCAGGATCAACACCCACAGAAGGTGGGGGAGAACAGGAGGATGGCAGCAAGGCCGAACCCCAAGCGGGGACCGACCAAAACGAGACCCAAGATAATGTGGAGGCCCACTTGACCAAATCTGAAGAGCCAAGATACGAGAAGGACAAGGAAAGCACGACCAGAGAAGAGCCGGACACAGCGCAGGTTGATAAAGTGCAAAATGAGACTCAACCAGGAGAGGACGTATTTGAGGAAGGGACATGTACGACTGCAGCAGAGAGAAATGTCACGCAGAGAACGGCCAGCCAGGAAACGGAGGAAAGTGTATCACAGACCAACGAACAAAATGGCAGGAGAGATTCATCCAAGAGCAATAAGAAAGGCAAGGGTAAAGGCAAAGAAGACTGTCGCATGTCTTAG
- the lrrfip1a gene encoding leucine-rich repeat flightless-interacting protein 1 isoform X13: MGTQGTGRKRIPNRERLTAEDDALNQIAREAEARLAAKRAARAEAREIRMKELERQQKEEDSERYSRHSRRNTSVSDDEERMSVGSRGSLRPSEYSGFLGSNSRASSRASSARASPVEDSGSVASILRSAASGSSVIRSLDDISIPELPDVEERSDRDFLEKGSRTASTLSAATLASLGGTSSRRGSGDTALSVDTEASIREIKEIHELKDQIQDVEAKHMQSLKEVKDSLVEVEEKYRKAMVSNAQLDNEKSNLMYQVDTLKDSLMELEEQLCEARREFEAKAKDFEREKYAHSVLQFQFNEMKETLKQSEELLTEIRQLRMKQDGFVREISDLQETVEWKDKKIGALERQKEYSDAIRNERDELRDEVVQLKDVLKKHGIVLGADLTTNGEAGEGVLDGLANADSATRLAQDSQTPHAGGDGMLGKVKEAQLGGRDVEEVDSGAVLDKASVHLKKRQQGQTESLEEHDKTMIPGHPSEDHVSSQNSSRYCEITERQYPEKVRSDSTTSTDEVAPVDTGHSNGVESYACPHSITESDNRPVCHPEVQVVITGPEEEMTGEGESVGNSADKGENKVIHERSEDVGERCNSAGLGEVESAAENNLEARSVSEKSKDEVAYENLNAVQDAAQGDFKEGFENTESCVDGSIQIEDMLENAAESSALECHKNDSKDTAEWLETNHLNPEQGSEIEDRDGAEKVLKSAKMGEFGDMKSGEDDEKCSSLAAKDPGSTEVPNMEQGPGTFAMDSKQLNGADQDKAQSGDSLTTGLPHPPTAQQSQQKAEEPPAQTATKTPQQDRSGASGKKKKKRKKKGKKGGVHESSSKECEKPDDDDGDMPESSVSTVEELVEQAEISSREHLTSEKGEKSETSTLPEGLEDDTMTNRENKPSLFEGERANDEAVEILAKTEKVKPLEGCPMSAAGADNADGFEKVEDTQLSGPASQVETQTRNDTEEVKEEQSPETQEAESVKTGDPVAANEPNPKLENTDDLKGESALDQEVENAGKSESDLTTYIADCVNLGSAQEQSLEEMETGTDRNKVQPQGSQGTQEYVPSSLSIETEDLAAAPPETGTTEDIDSCEEAESLLQDEPADPLNILEEKQPSVDNSVELEREEPENIAIPEEDPSVKAPSQESVANQGTQECVLLSPSSETEELAAAPSETGATEDLDSCKEAESLMQDELTDSPDFPGEKQPSIDNSVEQETEESENMAIPEEDASVNVPPEGSMGHGEESTEGGQGITEDGNCPGKEHCDDAEGLGTSSTETNSQDSGRESGESADQQQVDSMVDEGLSKEEEDTLVVEEKLDEVEPLPQEEVDNHKEEDENEEGESFEFEDDLEVSANLVSGGGTHEDEGAGSTPTEGGGEQEDGSKAEPQAGTDQNETQDNVEAHLTKSEEPRYEKDKESTTREEPDTAQVDKVQNETQPGEDVFEEGTCTTAAERNVTQRTASQETEESVSQTNEQNGRRDSSKSNKKGKGKGKEDCRMS; encoded by the exons gctgagGCGAGACTCGCAGCTAAGAGAGCGGCACGGGCAGAGGCTCGAGAGATCCGCATGAAGGAGCTGGAGAGACAACAGAAAGAg GAAGACAGTGAGAGGTACTCCCGCCACTCACGGAGAAACACCTCG GTCTCAGATGATGAAGAGCGGATGTCAGTGGGGAGCCGAGGCAGCCTAAGG CCATCGGAGTACAGCGGCTTTCTGGGGTCCAACTCTCGCGCTTCTTCCAGGGCCAGCTCTGCCCGCGCCAGCCCAGTG GAGGACTCCGGCTCAGTGGCCAGCATCCTGCGCAGTGCTGCCAGCGGGAGCAGTGTCATTAGAAGCTTAGATGACATCAGCATCCCTGAGCTGCCGGac GTGGAAGAGAGGTCGGACAGAGACTTTCTGGAAAAG GGGTCCCGGACCGCTTCCACCCTATCGGCCGCTACCCTCGCCTCACTGGGCGGGACTTCCTCCCGGAGAGGAAGTGGCGACACCGCCCTCTCGGTCGACACGGAGGCCTCCATTCGGGAGATTAAG GAAATTCATGAGCTGAAGGATCAGATTCAAGATGTGGAAGCCAAGCACATGCAGAGCCTGAAAGAAGTCAAG GACTctctggtggaggtggaggagaagtACCGTAAGGCCATGGTGTCCAACGCCCAGCTGGACAATGAGAAGTCCAATCTGATGTACCAGGTGGACACTCTGAAGGATTCTCTaatggagctggaggagcagctgtgTGAGGCACGCCGAGAGTTTGAGGCGAAGGCCAAG GATTTTGAGCGTGAGAAGTATGCCCACAGCGTGCTGCAGTTCCAGTTCAACGAGATGAAGGAGACCCTAAAACAGAGCGAGGAGCTGCTGACC GAAATCCGTCAGCTCCGTATGAAACAGGACGGCTTTGTCAGGGAGATCTCTGACCTGCAGGAAACCGTGGAGTGGAAGGATAAAAAGATTGGG GCCTTAGAAAGGCAGAAGGAGTATTCTGATGCAATCCGGAATGAGCGGGATGAGCTCAGGGATGAGGTGGTCCAACTGAAAGATGTTCTAAAG AAACACGGGATAGTACTGGGGGCTGACCTGACAACCAATGGGGAAGCAGGAGAAGGTGTACTCGATGGGCTGGCCAATGCAGACTCTGCTACAAGATTGGCTCAGGACTCCCAGACACCCCATGCGGGCGGTGACGGCATGCTAG GCAAAGTCAAGGAGGCACAGCTGGGAGGTAGAGATGTGGAGGAGGTGGACAGTGGAGCGGTCTTGGATAAAGCTTCAGTTCACCTAAAGAAAAGGCAGCAAGGGCAGACAGAATCTCTAGAAGAGCATGATAAAACAATGATTCCAGGCCATCCAAGTGAAGATCATGTGTCTTCACAAAACTCCAGCCGTTATTGTGAAATAACTGAAAGACAGTACCCGGAAAAGGTCCGGTCTGACTCGACCACGAGCACTGATGAGGTCGCACCTGTTGATACTGGGCACAGTAATGGCGTAGAGTCATATGCCTGCCCCCATAGCATCACAGAGTCTGACAACAGACCTGTCTGTCACCCTGAGGTACAGGTGGTTATAACAGGCCCAGAGGAAGAGATGACGGGTGAAGGAGAAAGTGTAGGAAACAGCGCAGATAAGGGAGAGAACAAGGTCATTCATGAGAGGTCAGAAGATGTAGGTGAAAGATGTAACAGTGCTGGGTTAGGAGAGGTGGAAAGTGCTGCTGAGAATAATCTAGAAGCCAGATCAGTTAGTGAAAAATCAAAGGACGAAGTAGCGTATGAAAATCTAAATGCAGTACAAGATGCAGCACAGGGGGATTTCAAAGAGGGCTTTGAAAATACAGAATCATGTGTGGATGGATCCATCCAAATTGAAGACATGTTGGAAAACGCTGCAGAGAGCAGTGCACTGGAGTGCCACAAGAATGACAGCAAAGACACAGCCGAATGGCTAGAAACCAACCATCTCAACCCAGAACAGGGAAGTGAGATAGAGGACAGAGATGGGGCAGAAAAAGTTTTGAAATCAGCTAAAATGGGTGAGTTTGGGGACATGAAGAGTGGTGAGGATGACGAGAAGTGTTCAAGTTTGGCCGCAAAGGATCCTGGCTCAACAGAGGTCCCCAATATGGAACAAGGACCAGGGACTTTTGCCATGGATTCAAAGCAACTCAATGGCGCTGATCAGGACAAAGCTCAGTCAGGTGACTCTTTGACCACAGGCTTGCCTCATCCTCCGACAGCTCAACAGAGCCAACAGAAAGCAGAAGAACCCCCCGCACAGACGGCCACGAAGACACCGCAACAAGATCGAAGTGGCGcctcaggaaaaaagaaaaaaaagaggaagaagaaaggcAAGAAAGGTGGAGTGCATGAGAGCAGCTCCAAAGAATGTGAAAAAccagatgatgatgatggggaCATGCCGGAGAGCAGCGTAAGTACAGTGGAAGAGTTAGTAGAGCAAGCTGAGATATCCAGCAGGGAGCACCTCACATCAGAAAAAGGGGAGAAATCTGAGACCAGCACTCTACCGGAAGGCTTGGAGGATGATACCATGACTAATAGAGAGAACAAACCCTCACTCTTTGAAGGAGAACGGGCTAATGATGAGGCAGTCGAAATCTTggcaaaaacagagaaagtcAAGCCTCTGGAGGGCTGTCCCATGTCCGCAGCTGGTGCTGATAATGCCGACGGGTTTGAGAAGGTGGAGGACACTCAGCTGTCAGGGCCTGCTTCTCAGGTGGAAACTCAGACAAGAAATGACACAGAAGAGGTGAAGGAAGAACAAAGCCCTGAAACTCAAGAGGCAGAGTCCGTCAAGACTGGTGACCCAGTGGCTGCAAATGAACCAAACCCAAAGCTTGAGAACACAGATGACCTCAAGGGTGAAAGTGCGCTAGACCAGGAGGTTGAAAATGCAGGTAAATCTGAATCTGACCTGACTACATATATTGCAGATTGTGTTAATTTAGGTTCTGCCCAAGAGCAAAGTTTGGAGGAAATGGAGACAGGTACAGACAGGAACAAGGTGCAACCTCAGGGGAGCCAGGGCACCCAGGAATATGTGCCCTCAAGTCTATCCATAGAAACTGAAGATCTTGCTGCTGCACCACCTGAGACAGGGACAACTGAAGACATTGACAGCTGTGAGGAGGCCGAATCACTGTTGCAGGATGAACCAGCTGACCCACTCAACATTCTTGAAGAAAAGCAGCCATCTGTGGACAACTCTGTGGAGCTAGAGAGGGAAGAGCCAGAGAACATAGCGATACCAGAAGAGGACCCCAGTGTAAAAGCACCATCACAGGAAAGTGTGGCGAATCAAGGCACCCAGGAATGTGTACTCTTAAGTCCATCCTCAGAAACGGAAGAACTGGCTGCCGCACCATCTGAGACAGGAGCAACTGAAGACCTTGACAGCTGTAAGGAGGCTGAATCACTGATGCAGGATGAGCTGACTGATTCACCTGACTTTCCTGGAGAAAAGCAGCCATCCATAGACAACTCTGTGGAGCAAGAGACGGAAGAGTCAGAGAATATGGCAATACCAGAAGAGGACGCCAGTGTAAACgtaccaccagagggcagtatgGGACACGGAGAAGAATCTACagaaggggggcaggggatCACAGAAGATGGGAATTGCCCTGGGAAAGAACATTGTGATGATGCTGAAGGACTGGGCACTTCCAGCACTGAAACAAATAGCCAGGACTCaggaagagagagtggggaaTCTGCAGACCAGCAGCAGGTAGACAGCATGGTAGATGAGGGCCTATCCAAAGAAGAGGAAGACACATTGGTGGTAGAAGAAAAGCTGGATGAGGTTGAGCCTCTGCCCCAGGAGGAGGTGGACAACCACAAGGAGGAGGATGAAAATGAAGAAGGAgaatcatttgaatttgaggaTGATCTTGAAGTGTCAGCAAATTTGGTCTCAGGAGGAGGGACCCATGAGGATGAAGGAGCAGGATCAACACCCACAGAAGGTGGGGGAGAACAGGAGGATGGCAGCAAGGCCGAACCCCAAGCGGGGACCGACCAAAACGAGACCCAAGATAATGTGGAGGCCCACTTGACCAAATCTGAAGAGCCAAGATACGAGAAGGACAAGGAAAGCACGACCAGAGAAGAGCCGGACACAGCGCAGGTTGATAAAGTGCAAAATGAGACTCAACCAGGAGAGGACGTATTTGAGGAAGGGACATGTACGACTGCAGCAGAGAGAAATGTCACGCAGAGAACGGCCAGCCAGGAAACGGAGGAAAGTGTATCACAGACCAACGAACAAAATGGCAGGAGAGATTCATCCAAGAGCAATAAGAAAGGCAAGGGTAAAGGCAAAGAAGACTGTCGCATGTCTTAG